The genomic stretch GATGCCAATCCCAGACATCATTTCATCTATTAATATTTCatctattttgaaaagataaagactctttaaaaacataattccaTTTTAACAATTTGGCAGTAGAATTTAAAAGTATAGTTAcatgatcagggcttccctggtggcacagtggttaagaacccacctgcccatgcaggggacacgggttcgagcttggtccgggaagatcccacatgccgtggagcaaataagcccatgcgccacaactactgaacctgtgttctagagcccacgagccacaactactgaagcccacgtgccttgagcccgtgctccgcaacaagagaagccaccgcaatgagaagcccacgcgctgcaacgaagagtagccccctcttgccgtaactagagaaagcccacgtgcagcaacgaagacccaacacagcccaaaataaacaaataaataaataaatttatttattttttttaaagtatagttacATGATCAAATGAACAGGATGAAAATAAGGATTCATTAGcctaaagggggaaaaaatgagcaTATATTAACCACCACTCAATATCTAAAGCCCTTTCAggacttttcaaagaaatatgatTTATAATGCTACAGGTTGATAATACAAGAATACCTAATTTAAAGTACACTAATTTTGCAatagagtagcccccactcgccgcaagtagagaaagcctcccatgcgcagcaacgaagacctgatgcagacaaaaataaataaaataaataaatttttttaaataaataaagtaaactAATTTTGTTgagtttaaaatttataaacacaaaGTCAGGTATTAACTTACTGTAGAAGATTTGAAGCAGTGAGCTAAAGATATTTTCATGGTAATATTCCTTGCTCTGTTCCAGTGATGGTAAAGTGTGTCATTGTTGTCTTGGATTAATAAGTATGAATTCACAAGGAAAGATTGGGAGTATAAGTTCTGTACATCATGGACCTGGAATTTGGAGGTCTCCTGATAAGACGTTTTTCAGGTAGAGAAATAAGCAGGCCAGAGGCAGGGGATTCCTGGGGATTAAGACATTTTAACCAGGCACTCTAGATTTCAGAAAGGAAATAGATAACATTTCTTTcctaatatatacataaatctaAACTGGTATgttaggttttctgtttctttttgtgggCTTTCCCCAGTTTCCTTTACAAAATTGAAGCTAATTTGAAAACTGGATTTACATGACTTCCGTTATATAAAGTAAGAGACCCCTATGGCTTTGGAATGTGCTTTTCCATTAATATCTTAGATGCTTCTTTAAGACAGAAATTTCTTTAAGGGTCTGCTCccttttctgtgaagggccagatagtaactCTTTTAGGGTTTGTGGGCTATACTATCTATGCATCTAGACAACTCTGCCACGGTAGCTGGAAAACAGCCATAGGCAACCTGTAAAATgagtggctgtgttccagtaaaactatttacaaaaaacaGAATGCAGGTCATATTTGGCCCACTGGTGATAGTTTGCCTACCCTTGTGGTAAAATATGCTCTTTGTTAGGtctcttgattttattttgttttttttttcctccctgaaaaATTTCTCCCAGATTATATACCTCATGCTGTATTACTGCCGCATGATTATCCTCTTTTCCTTACATTGCCGGaggtttttttaaaggttattcagAGTGGTAGGAAATCTTCAGTGAGTTGAAATAATATCTTCTAAAAActagtggggggtggggggcgtgcttccctggaggtccggtggttagggctccacgcttccattgcaggggatgcgggttcgatccctggtcagggaagttctgcatgctgcaaggtgtgggcaaaaaaaaacattgtaaagcaactatacgccagtaaaaattttttttaataataataaaaattaaaaaaaactagtgggggcttttttttttccatctgtgacTTGAAATTAGGTTACCTATGCCACCGTCTTATTTTAGCAGTCAATAGATAAGATAAAATAGGCATAAACTTAATAAAAGTAGTTTGTATATATGGTGCTAAAATAAAGCTCGCAAAAAGCGAATAATCTGCCTTTTATCCTGCTCTTAAATTGTATCAATAGGTAAAGTCTTTTTTTGACACAACAGGAGGCACCTAAATATCCCTTTGCTTCTATTCTGAAAAGGCTCAAGTACATTATTCATTTGGAGAATCACTGAATAGGAATCTTGGACGCTTAACACATTGAAAGTTTCAGTGTATTATGTGGCAGccttttctcacatttttatgGAATCACATTGTGATcccttaaaaataaagtaacaaagtATAGGATATTACAAGTATCTGAATTTTAATCATGGTGTCTGAAGCATCAGTATTtactaaaataattcatttaatgaCTGTCCCCAAAACAACGTTGGCTTGTATTTGGCCTACCTGTAacagggtttgggggagggggggcttggttgttttggtttttttaatgattaataaCAAACCCTCATGTGTTTTCTATAACTTGAACTTTTTCTGAAATTGAGTCAAAAcaatttattgttaattttggACCCAAAGGCATGTGTCTGCTAGATTTACTGCTGTGTTCAAGTAGAaaagtggtcttttttttttacagatgaagaaatggtaGTACAGACATTAGATTGTTTTCATCCAGACTGAATCGAAAAGCTCCTGAGACTTTAACAGGAATTAGTTGTCACAGCTTGTGAGCATATAATGGTGCTGAGTTTTTGCATGAATCTAGTCTCTATTAAATTGGCATTAATAATATTATGTGACATTGTAATTCATTTGACTAATATTATTATTTGTCTTGAGAGTGGCCAATAACTTTATTAATGACACTATTTTGGAGTCAAAAACTATAATTCATCATAACCACACCACTTTAGAAAAGTGGGTCATCTCATTGTAATCCtaaattttaggggaaaaattgtaaaaatatgaCCAGGGTGATTTACTGATAATGTTACTAGTGTTGATTGCTAGGAAGTTATGGGTATaggtaaaggaatttttttcatttaactttgaaatgattttaaatctaAAGAAATTGTGAAATAGTACAGATTCTGTACTATTATGCCCTGCACCCTGTTtctctaatgttaacatcttctATAATAATATGATTATCAAAACCAAGAAGTTAACATTAGTATAATACTATTAACTACAGATTTTACTCAAATTTCCCCAGTTTTTCTATTCTAGAATCCCGTGTTCCATTTAGTTGGCATGCCCCTTTAACCTCTTCCAATCTGTGATAGTTTTtcaatctttccttttctttcatgtcCTTGACACTTTGAAGAAGAATGGTCAGTTACTTTATAAAATGTTCCTCAATTGGAGTTTGATGTTTTCCCATTATTAGAGTGAAGTTACGCGTTTTTGGaaggaataccacagaagtggGTTGTATCCTACTGTGCATTTTATCATGGGGTATCATGTTGATATGTCGTATTGCTGGTAATGATAATcatgatcacttggttaaggtcaTAAAGTTactaattttctctttataattaataaatatcttgagGGCGGTATGTTGGGATTATAcaaatattctctttttccttaaacTTTTGCCCACTGATTTTAAAGAATCTACTGGTGGATCTTGCCCATCACAATTATTACTATGATGTTTGCCTAATAGAGATTTTCTATTtggaaggaattttttaaatgtgactaaATTTTCCAGAGATTCTAAGTAAGCATGTGAAATCGGGGGGTGTGGgaggagtgttttgttttgttttgttttgtttaattaaaacaaatttttttaagattcatcttTGAAAATACCAGTTCAGAGCTGTGTCTACTTCTGTATGTGCTGATGGTTGAATTAGGAGGGTGATAGTGAAGTAGATGAACTCTTGAGCTTTCTTTCTAATATTGCCCACTTGAGAGAATTCTAAATCTAAAGGCACCTtctaagtttttaatttgaattttatctttagaGCTAACACATGAGTTTCTACAAATATTGGAGAAAACACCTAGTAGGTTGAAGAGGATTCGGAACTGGAGGGTAAGAGAATTGGCGGGTTTTTAGAACATCAATTTGTTAACTACATAGCTAATCAGTTTGAATTTTTGTGGTTAAATATTCTTATTTCCAGTATTCGTAAGTAATTACAGTGTTTCGTAAGCTACATACACTCATAATTTATTCAACTATGGTGTCCAGTAGACTTTGctataaatactttataaattccttatttaattctcatagtgATTACCGTGGAAACAGTCTCCTCACTTTACAAACAGGAAAATTGAAGCTTAGACGAGTTAAATTCCTTTCTCAAATGCTGGGCTAGGATTTAGTCTGCATCTAATTTAAAACCAGTGCTTTCAACTATTTATATCCTTTTTATGCCTCtaaataagatatttatttaCTGGCAACATAAAGTGAAACCCCAGgtgattttatttccatgtatttattaTAGAATTTTTATAAGCAAAGAAATTTGTATTAAATTCCTTTGCTGTCATTGcttcttctgtgttttatttaaataggCTAATCAGGCGGCTAAGAAACCAAAAGTAGATGGACAAGTATCAGAAACACCACTTCTTGGTTCATCTTTGGTCCAGAATTCCATTTTAGTAGATAGTGTTACTGGTGTGCCTACCAACCCGAGTTTTCAGAAACCATCTACATCAACATTCCCTGCACCAGTACCTCtaaattcaggaaatatttctgTTCAAGACAGCCATGCATCTGATAATTTGTCAGTGCTAGCAACAGGAATGCCAAGTACCTCATATGGTTTGTCATCACACCAAGAATGGCCTCAACATCAAGAGTCGGCAAGGACAGAACAGATATATTCACAGAAACAGGACACATCTTTGTCTGGTAGCCAGTACAGCATCAACTTCCAGCAGGGACCTTCTGTATCACTGCATTCAGGATTACATCACAGACCTGACAAAATTTCTGACCATTCTTCTATTAAGCAAGATTATACTCATAAAGCAGGAAGCAGTAAACACCATGGGCCAAGCTCTGCTACTCCTGGAGTAATTCCTCAGAAAATGTCTTTAgataaatatagagaaaaacGTAAGCTAGAAACCCTTGATCTGGATGCAAGGGATCATTATATAGCTGCCCAGGTAGAACAGCAACACAAACATGTACAGTCCCAGGCAGCCAGCAGCAGTTCTGTAACCTCtcccattaaaatgaaaattcccaTTACAAATGCTGAAAAACCTGAAAAATATATGGCAGATAAGAAGGAAAAGAGTGGATCGCTGAAATTACGGATTCCAATACCACCCACTGATAAAAGTGTCAGTAAAGAAGAactgaaaatgaagataaaagttTCTTCCTCAGAAAGACACAGCTCTTCTGACGAAGGCAGCGGGAAGAGCAAGCACTCAAGCCCGCATGTTAGCAGGGACCACAAGGAGAGGCACAAGGAGCACCCTCCCAGCCGCCACCACCCCAGCGGCCACAGGTACTCGCACTCGTGCGGGGGCAGCAGCAGTGCTGGCAGCAAGCACAGTGCTGATGGGGCACCACCCACTGTTCTCAGGAGTCCTGCTGGCCTGAGCAGTGATGGCATTTCCTCTAGTTCCAGCTCTTCGAGGAAGAAGCTGCATATCAATGATGCATCTCACAACCATCACTCCAAAATGAGCAAAAGTTCCAAAAGTTCAGGTAGTTCATCTAGTTCTTCCTCCTCTGTTAAGCAGTATGTATCCTCTCACAACTCTGTTTTTAACCATCCCttaccccctcctccccctgtcACATACCAGGTGGGCTACGGACATCTCAGCACCCTCGTGAAACTGGACAAGAAGCCAGTGGAGACCAACGGTCCTGATGTCAATCACGAGTACAGTACAAACAGCCAGCATATGGACTACAAAGACACATTCGACATGCTGGACTCGCTGTTAAGTGCCCAAGGAATGAACATGTAATCATTTGTTTAGGtcaatttttcctttacttttttaatttaaaaattgttagaaTGGAAAACTTCCTCCTGATCTAGCAGTGGTAACACCTGCTGTTACTGCCACTGCTTCAATATTTGTAAGTGCTGCTTTATTCTTCATTCTGaaaagaagagattatagtaaacAAGTCTTTATCTCCACATATGATAGTGTTATAAATACTGTAAAAGCATGGAAGGTGCAAAACTCAGTATTTCTACAATTGCAGCTAAGAACATTAGGGTGAATGGCTGGCTGCTTCTAGGAATATAAGATGCCTCAAGCATTCgtttatttataatttgaataCTGTagctattttttgttgttgcttggcTTTTGAATGAgtgtaaattgttttcttttgtgtatttatacTCGTATGTATGATTTGCATGTTTCAATGATAAAGGGATAAAACAGTATACTGACAACTGTTTAcaagaaagtggagaaaaatgtacatacatttttgtatgtttagaTATTACCATAAATACTCAGGATTGGAGCTGCTTGTAAGTATAACAATATAcagaataactttattttatcttgtcAGAGTCCATCACTAATCTAAAACAAAGGTGGCACTTTTTCATGTTAACCTTAAACTCTAGGCCTTACTGGAAGCCACTGAAGGGGGACACTTCACTACCAGATGGGTATGCAGTGCCACAGATGGTCATGTACACTGTGAGGCCCTGATTCTGCCTTCAGAGGTTCTGACCAGATTGGCTGCTGAAATAGCCCCTAATTTTCTGAAGgcttgaagaggaaaaaataaagtttacataCTCTTGATGTGAAGTGCATTTAAGTGTTTGTTGGCTTGTTGCAGTACTATAAACACAGAGCTGTTAATAATGGTTATGTAGATTACTGTGATTTGAAAACTAAATTCACAAAAACTTACATTAGTGAAGAATTAGTAagtctttttcttaaatagagAACTTTAACACTACGTATTTTAACAGTAAACAGGAATCGCTTTTCCTTTAGCATTCAGAAGGACACCATGTCCTTAAACATACTCCTCCCCTGAAGCGTGATTGTGTGTGATgccatatttctttttcaggtaaatgcAGTCTtccttataaaaatgaaattaaacttactgctctttcagttcttttatattctaacaataaataaaacaaaaagatcacTGACTGTGCATTGTACCTGTATTTATAGCTTATGGTTGTTAACAGGAAgctcactgagaaaaaaaaaggtaagccTCCAGGTAAACAGCTAGTGGAGGTTTTACATTTGTTTGCACATCTCAGTATATTCCTGTTGAAGTCGAGTTTGCACAGTCTTCTGACTACGGAACAAATGATAGACTTTAACTTGTTTAAAATTTGTCTTAAATGCCGGTAACATGGCTCTGGTTTATCAGCTAATCTTCAATTCTGTGGTAAATCTTTGGGCTGTTGAGTATCTTTGAGATAGGTTGAATTCAACTTCTGTTGAATTGAAAACTGTCTTAATTTTTCCTCTatgtatatgaattatttttgttaCAAAGCCACTGATATGTGCACAATTGTAATTTTACTCAAGTATGTTGCAGTTGTAAATATTAGAGAGTTTAATCTCGTGCTCTACTCTTATTTAGCAATTACCTGATTTGCCAgtagctttataatttttttttaaagataattgttCATTATTTTGTCAATGTTATTTGAACTTAGGATACTGGATACTAGGATCCTCTTTCTAGGGACTTTGCCTAGCTAGCATGTCCTAACTTTGTTCTTGTCTGGCATAACTTTAGTAATCTTTGTCATTACATGTAACTTTGTTACTCTGTATGGCATATTATTGTATCCATAAACATGGTAATTTTGATACAGTTATACTTTTACAGTGGTACATAATCCAAGGACTAGTATAGAATTAAGATGAGTGCAAGATGAGGGAGGGAAGGGTTTTGTTCTTGGTAATTTAGATGTGAAACCTCTAAGGAGCTATCATGTGAAATGACGTAGGGTGGTTGTGCTACTGTATAATTGGGGTGATAATACCAggaattttaataagattttgtAAAGAATATCCAGAAAAGTAGTGAACTTATTTTCAGTATGACATAGAAAACAATGTGAATATTTAAGGTCTGTGACTATACTTCACTAAGAATTTGCAGAATTGTTTTGAGATGTGAGAATAAAGGTAATTTTGTTGAATCTTTATTGGTGCTAATGATGGACAGTTAAAAGGGTAGCTAGTGTATATTGTTATGGGTCAGTACTTATTAGTACTTCCAAAATTGAATTTGAAATGCTATGTATTCACTTTTCACTCTGTAAATGTAATTCTTTACAATGACTTTATTTATTAAAGGGCAGCCAGTTGTAATTTTTACAGGATTGTGTGAGCTATTCAAACTCTTCAACCTCTGAACAGGATATTAGCTTCCGTAAACCACAATGGGGATAAAATATGGAATTTCTTTTAAGTTTCGTTTCCATTAAATGAGAACCCTTATAATTCATATTGCCATGAATTTAACCATCTCATTTGCATAAAGTAGTTCATCAGCCTGGTCCCAATAGGCTCAACCAAAGAAAAAGACTCCAATGAATGGACATTATTACTGAGTCTTCTTGTAAGTAGccataaataaaccaaaatagtACCAAATTTAGGTATGAAATTCCACATGTGCAAAGTACTGTTAAGGTGATACATTTttgatgagattttttaaaatatttgaactaTTAAAAAGCATTATCTTTAAACATCCTATAAAAGAGTGATTCATTTTTTAGTTGTGTTTTCCCTAGATCAAAGATCATAGATTTGTTACCTTTATGCAGAAGCACATTACATAGAAAGGCTTTACTTCTACCTCTTTCAActaatttttcaatattgagctgtGCCCCCTAAATATTTGCCttagctattttaaaatacaatattttcagAACCAAAGCAAAGGAGTGGTTTTTTCACAGAAACATTCTCAGAGGCTTACTTTACCAAATAAACTGATGGTAGTATCCTTGAGTGGTGAGACCTTGCAAAATGTCCtagttcctttttcttgtttaacCCTGAGGTTCATTTCTTGTTGCAGGTATTTAAATACTGAAAAGTTGTATAGTCACCCCAAGGTTTATCTTTGAAAACAGTTACAAGTGCATCTTGATCTTCCCCTGCATATGCAGATTCGTACTTGTTAGAGTTCTTAAGCGTCAAAAGAAAATTTCTACCATGATACATGGTTTCATGCAGAATGTCATAAGGGGTGCTTAACACTACTTTGTGCAAACAGATTATAATTATGTAGGATACATTACTTTTCTGGCCTATCCTCTTTGAACTAAAGAAATGACTAGTTTCACGTAGTTTAAAGGAAATGACTATTTCAGATAACCAAATTTGAAATGTGTTTGTTAGTTACCAAATGTCTTgccttaaaacattttaagcacATTTTCTGGTTATATTTGAGAATTTAAGTTactgatttttattccttaactAATCTTAGAAATAAACCACTGCTTACATATGCATGGCTATTATGTACTCTCAAGGTACCCTTGGTTGATtagatattttaggttttgcatttACTATGgaaataaggatttttaaaaacatggtaaTATCTCTAAAGGGAGACAGTTCTACTGTCAAGATATTTCACCATTCCCAAATTTTATCTAAACAAAAAAGCAGTTGTTTCTCACTTACTACTGTGCTTAAATAGGTGATTTTTAAGATGTCTTTGCTAAGAAAAGAGCTTTGGTTATGGAGAATTCTTGATTCAGCAGTCTGCTTTCTTGGGATGCAGTAGGATTCATTAACCACATTTACCCAGATGAAGGATTAATAAACCCCACACATGAGGGAAACTTGGTGACACATGCTCATCTCACCTACCAGTTTGTTTGTGATAGGCTGATATACGGGTTTTTGCGTTGGAAAAATAGCACATTCTGTTCCTACCCTTCTAGGGTCCCAAGTTATGGTACTAATGTGTTAATTTGAGAATTCACAGCTATATTAATATCTGAAATTTGATTGCTGTAAGCGGACAAATGTAAGCCAAATAATCAGAAGTTTGCTTGTTTTGTAAGAGAAGTTTGCCTCTGAAACGTCTGTCATTACAGTAGAGATGATCTTGCCAGTGGATCTGGAATGCTCTGAGGGTTTTAGGTCTGATACTATGCATCCATTTTTTATTCCACAATGTTAATTTGGGCACAGCCAGCTTTTGCTTCTATGACTCCTGTGTTTCTGTTAACTTACTAGTATGTATTCTGCCTGAAGTTTCTTAAGGTAGCTAGATAAGCAAGATACATCGAAGGCTGTATGGCTAGGAGTAATTCTGGTGTCGTAAAAGTGACTTAACCTGTTTGCTGTGATCCATTAATCTCAAAAGTAAATTCTGAGGgctaatttcctttatttccaaGTTCTGGGAAGAAGCCTCACTTAAAACCTGTTTAGTGGTTGGTTTAACTTTATTTGCCTGTTGTTAAGTAAtgagtacattctttttttttaagttgtgtttTTCAAGCAGCTTCCTTACTTTGAAAAACTTCACATGTGCTCATTTGTTGTCAGCAAATTGGGATTTCATTTTGTGAATGTACTCAAAACCCCCAAGGACTATTGAACAGGATGTTTGCTGATAGAAAATCTAAAACAGGAGTTTGTGTATATGGTATGAATTCAATTAGACATTGAATTTCAG from Physeter macrocephalus isolate SW-GA chromosome 2, ASM283717v5, whole genome shotgun sequence encodes the following:
- the CCNT2 gene encoding cyclin-T2 isoform X6; translation: MASGRGASSRWFFTREQLENTPSRRCGVEADKELSYRQQAANLIQDMGQRLNVSQLTINTAIVYMHRFYMHHSFTKFNRNIISPTALFLAAKVEEQARKLEHVIKVAHACLHPLEPLLDTKCDAYLQQTQELVLLETIMLQTLGFEITIEHPHTDVVKCTQLVRASKDLAQTSYFMATNSLHLTTFCLQYKPTVIACVCIHLACKWSNWEIPVSTDGKHWWEYVDPTVTLELLDELTHEFLQILEKTPSRLKRIRNWRANQAAKKPKVDGQVSETPLLGSSLVQNSILVDSVTGVPTNPSFQKPSTSTFPAPVPLNSGNISVQDSHASDNLSVLATGMPSTSYGLSSHQEWPQHQESARTEQIYSQKQDTSLSGSQYSINFQQGPSVSLHSGLHHRPDKISDHSSIKQDYTHKAGSSKHHGPSSATPGVIPQKMSLDKYREKRKLETLDLDARDHYIAAQVEQQHKHVQSQAASSSSVTSPIKMKIPITNAEKPEKYMADKKEKSGSLKLRIPIPPTDKSVSKEELKMKIKVSSSERHSSSDEGSGKSKHSSPHVSRDHKERHKEHPPSRHHPSGHRYSHSCGGSSSAGSKHSADGAPPTVLRSPAGLSSDGISSSSSSSRKKLHINDASHNHHSKMSKSSKSSGGLRTSQHPRETGQEASGDQRS
- the CCNT2 gene encoding cyclin-T2 isoform X4 — protein: MASGRGASSRWFFTREQLENTPSRRCGVEADKELSYRQQAANLIQDMGQRLNVSQLTINTAIVYMHRFYMHHSFTKFNRNGEGGGLKLNVSHFQIHTPRHHWENFSYKIISPTALFLAAKVEEQARKLEHVIKVAHACLHPLEPLLDTKCDAYLQQTQELVLLETIMLQTLGFEITIEHPHTDVVKCTQLVRASKDLAQTSYFMATNSLHLTTFCLQYKPTVIACVCIHLACKWSNWEIPVSTDGKHWWEYVDPTVTLELLDELTHEFLQILEKTPSRLKRIRNWRANQAAKKPKVDGQVSETPLLGSSLVQNSILVDSVTGVPTNPSFQKPSTSTFPAPVPLNSGNISVQDSHASDNLSVLATGMPSTSYGLSSHQEWPQHQESARTEQIYSQKQDTSLSGSQYSINFQQGPSVSLHSGLHHRPDKISDHSSIKQDYTHKAGSSKHHGPSSATPGVIPQKMSLDKYREKRKLETLDLDARDHYIAAQVEQQHKHVQSQAASSSSVTSPIKMKIPITNAEKPEKYMADKKEKSGSLKLRIPIPPTDKSVSKEELKMKIKVSSSERHSSSDEGSGKSKHSSPHVSRDHKERHKEHPPSRHHPSGHRYSHSCGGSSSAGSKHSADGAPPTVLRSPAGLSSDGISSSSSSSRKKLHINDASHNHHSKMSKSSKSSGGLRTSQHPRETGQEASGDQRS
- the CCNT2 gene encoding cyclin-T2 isoform X7, producing the protein MELFSLFKIISPTALFLAAKVEEQARKLEHVIKVAHACLHPLEPLLDTKCDAYLQQTQELVLLETIMLQTLGFEITIEHPHTDVVKCTQLVRASKDLAQTSYFMATNSLHLTTFCLQYKPTVIACVCIHLACKWSNWEIPVSTDGKHWWEYVDPTVTLELLDELTHEFLQILEKTPSRLKRIRNWRANQAAKKPKVDGQVSETPLLGSSLVQNSILVDSVTGVPTNPSFQKPSTSTFPAPVPLNSGNISVQDSHASDNLSVLATGMPSTSYGLSSHQEWPQHQESARTEQIYSQKQDTSLSGSQYSINFQQGPSVSLHSGLHHRPDKISDHSSIKQDYTHKAGSSKHHGPSSATPGVIPQKMSLDKYREKRKLETLDLDARDHYIAAQVEQQHKHVQSQAASSSSVTSPIKMKIPITNAEKPEKYMADKKEKSGSLKLRIPIPPTDKSVSKEELKMKIKVSSSERHSSSDEGSGKSKHSSPHVSRDHKERHKEHPPSRHHPSGHRYSHSCGGSSSAGSKHSADGAPPTVLRSPAGLSSDGISSSSSSSRKKLHINDASHNHHSKMSKSSKSSGSSSSSSSSVKQYVSSHNSVFNHPLPPPPPVTYQVGYGHLSTLVKLDKKPVETNGPDVNHEYSTNSQHMDYKDTFDMLDSLLSAQGMNM
- the CCNT2 gene encoding cyclin-T2 isoform X1; amino-acid sequence: MASGRGASSRWFFTREQLENTPSRRCGVEADKELSYRQQAANLIQDMGQRLNVSQLTINTAIVYMHRFYMHHSFTKFNRNGEGGGLKLNVSHFQIHTPRHHWENFSYKIISPTALFLAAKVEEQARKLEHVIKVAHACLHPLEPLLDTKCDAYLQQTQELVLLETIMLQTLGFEITIEHPHTDVVKCTQLVRASKDLAQTSYFMATNSLHLTTFCLQYKPTVIACVCIHLACKWSNWEIPVSTDGKHWWEYVDPTVTLELLDELTHEFLQILEKTPSRLKRIRNWRANQAAKKPKVDGQVSETPLLGSSLVQNSILVDSVTGVPTNPSFQKPSTSTFPAPVPLNSGNISVQDSHASDNLSVLATGMPSTSYGLSSHQEWPQHQESARTEQIYSQKQDTSLSGSQYSINFQQGPSVSLHSGLHHRPDKISDHSSIKQDYTHKAGSSKHHGPSSATPGVIPQKMSLDKYREKRKLETLDLDARDHYIAAQVEQQHKHVQSQAASSSSVTSPIKMKIPITNAEKPEKYMADKKEKSGSLKLRIPIPPTDKSVSKEELKMKIKVSSSERHSSSDEGSGKSKHSSPHVSRDHKERHKEHPPSRHHPSGHRYSHSCGGSSSAGSKHSADGAPPTVLRSPAGLSSDGISSSSSSSRKKLHINDASHNHHSKMSKSSKSSGSSSSSSSSVKQYVSSHNSVFNHPLPPPPPVTYQVGYGHLSTLVKLDKKPVETNGPDVNHEYSTNSQHMDYKDTFDMLDSLLSAQGMNM
- the CCNT2 gene encoding cyclin-T2 isoform X2, whose amino-acid sequence is MASGRGASSRWFFTREQLENTPSRRCGVEADKELSYRQQAANLIQDMGQRLNVSQLTINTAIVYMHRFYMHHSFTKFNRNGEGGGLKLNIISPTALFLAAKVEEQARKLEHVIKVAHACLHPLEPLLDTKCDAYLQQTQELVLLETIMLQTLGFEITIEHPHTDVVKCTQLVRASKDLAQTSYFMATNSLHLTTFCLQYKPTVIACVCIHLACKWSNWEIPVSTDGKHWWEYVDPTVTLELLDELTHEFLQILEKTPSRLKRIRNWRANQAAKKPKVDGQVSETPLLGSSLVQNSILVDSVTGVPTNPSFQKPSTSTFPAPVPLNSGNISVQDSHASDNLSVLATGMPSTSYGLSSHQEWPQHQESARTEQIYSQKQDTSLSGSQYSINFQQGPSVSLHSGLHHRPDKISDHSSIKQDYTHKAGSSKHHGPSSATPGVIPQKMSLDKYREKRKLETLDLDARDHYIAAQVEQQHKHVQSQAASSSSVTSPIKMKIPITNAEKPEKYMADKKEKSGSLKLRIPIPPTDKSVSKEELKMKIKVSSSERHSSSDEGSGKSKHSSPHVSRDHKERHKEHPPSRHHPSGHRYSHSCGGSSSAGSKHSADGAPPTVLRSPAGLSSDGISSSSSSSRKKLHINDASHNHHSKMSKSSKSSGSSSSSSSSVKQYVSSHNSVFNHPLPPPPPVTYQVGYGHLSTLVKLDKKPVETNGPDVNHEYSTNSQHMDYKDTFDMLDSLLSAQGMNM
- the CCNT2 gene encoding cyclin-T2 isoform X3; translation: MASGRGASSRWFFTREQLENTPSRRCGVEADKELSYRQQAANLIQDMGQRLNVSQLTINTAIVYMHRFYMHHSFTKFNRNIISPTALFLAAKVEEQARKLEHVIKVAHACLHPLEPLLDTKCDAYLQQTQELVLLETIMLQTLGFEITIEHPHTDVVKCTQLVRASKDLAQTSYFMATNSLHLTTFCLQYKPTVIACVCIHLACKWSNWEIPVSTDGKHWWEYVDPTVTLELLDELTHEFLQILEKTPSRLKRIRNWRANQAAKKPKVDGQVSETPLLGSSLVQNSILVDSVTGVPTNPSFQKPSTSTFPAPVPLNSGNISVQDSHASDNLSVLATGMPSTSYGLSSHQEWPQHQESARTEQIYSQKQDTSLSGSQYSINFQQGPSVSLHSGLHHRPDKISDHSSIKQDYTHKAGSSKHHGPSSATPGVIPQKMSLDKYREKRKLETLDLDARDHYIAAQVEQQHKHVQSQAASSSSVTSPIKMKIPITNAEKPEKYMADKKEKSGSLKLRIPIPPTDKSVSKEELKMKIKVSSSERHSSSDEGSGKSKHSSPHVSRDHKERHKEHPPSRHHPSGHRYSHSCGGSSSAGSKHSADGAPPTVLRSPAGLSSDGISSSSSSSRKKLHINDASHNHHSKMSKSSKSSGSSSSSSSSVKQYVSSHNSVFNHPLPPPPPVTYQVGYGHLSTLVKLDKKPVETNGPDVNHEYSTNSQHMDYKDTFDMLDSLLSAQGMNM